tgagataaggcccAAATTTTTTCATGGAAAACACTATTGTTAGCAACTCTTTCTCCATCATCGTATAGTTAACCTTGGAATCATTCATAgttttgcttgcatagtacaccagatgaaacatcttgttgaccCTTTGCCCCAAGACCGCttctaccgcaacatcactagcatcacacataagctcaaatggcaagctccaattgggtgtggTGATGATGGGAGTGGCAATCAATCTATACTTGAGAAGCTCGAAAGCTTTGATTCCATCATCATTGAACACAAAGTTTGCATCCATTTCCAActacttgcacaagggattcaccaccgttgagaagtctttgatgaaccttcggtagaaacccACATGCCCTAGAAAACTCATATCCCCCTTGACAGAAGTAGGAGGAGGaagttttgaaatcatttcaaTCTTCACCTTGTCCACTTTGATACCATTCTTTGAGATCATATGgtcgaggacaatgccctcctcgaccataaagtgacacttttcccaattaagcaTTAGATTTGTCTCTTTACATCGAGCAAACACTTTGTTAAGATTGCCAAATATTCTTCaaaagagtcacccacaacacgaaaatcatccatgaacacatccaagaagtcctccaccatgtctgtaaagatagccatcatacacagctgaaatgtagccggtgcattacacaaaccaaatggcatccatGAGAATGCAAAGGTGCCACAAGGacatgtgaaggtggttttctcttgGTCTTTTAGTGAAATCAAAAtctggttgtaacctgagtacccatccataAAGCAATAGTAGTCACGCCCGACAAGTCTATCCAAcatttggtcaagaaagggcaatgAAAAATGATCCTTGTGGGTTACTTTGTTCAGCTTtcggtaatccatgcataccctccatccggtgacagtACTAGTAGGGAtcaactcatttttctcatttgtaaccacagtcatacccccttcttcggcacacattgcaccagtGGAGTCCATGAACTATCCGAAATGGGatacacaacccctgcatctagccacttgataacttccttcttgatgacctcttgcatagcctcgttcaatctcctttgatgttccacggaaggtttggcatcatcctcaagtataatcttatgcatgcaaaaggcggggcttatcccccgaatatcagctagagtacATCCAATTGTCTTCTTCCTTCTTTGGAGAACCTTAagggtggcatctacctgcacgttagttaagcacgaagaaagaataacaggtaaagttgaaCAAGGGCCCAAGAATCCATACCTGATGTGTGAAGGCAAAGTCTTCAACTCCAATACatgaggttcctcgattgagggctttgttggtagAGTCTTTCAATTCTCAAGATCTAAGGAAAGATTACGGGGCTCATATGTGTAACaacccattccttgcaaagcatTTATATACTCTACCAAGCCTTCATCCTCAGTCACATTATGGTTCAACAATACAACATCCAAAGGGTCCTCCATATTGATCATGGCACTcgtgtcatcaactatcacctccatcacaagatccacaaaagagcaaaCCTTAGTACTATTCGGCTGCCTCATTGATTTCCAAACGTGGAAGACAACTTTTttgtcacccacccggaaggtgagctcccATGCTTCCGTATCAACCAATACCTTCCCTATTGCTAAGAAAGGCTTTCCCAATATTATAGGCACCTCATAGTCAACTTTGCAATCGAGAATCACAAAATTTGCAGGAAAAATAAACTTGTcaacccggacaagaacatcatcaataataccaagcggCCTCTTCATTGTTTGATCCGtcatttgcaatctcattgaagtagctctcggttgaccaatacccaaagttttgaatatAGATTAAGGCATCAAATATAAATTGGTCCCAAATCACACAAGGCatttgcaaaatccgcactcccaatggtatatggaattgtaaatgcatcgggatcttcaagctttggagtCATCAAGTAcacaatggcactcacttgatgagtcattttgatggtatcacaatccatagatctctttttagttaccaagtctttcataaacttggcataTCCCAGTATTTGCTCAAGAGCTTCTACCAAGGGCACATTGGGTGACAAACTTTTTatcatctcaataaacttcttgAATTGGTTTTCATTATTATGCTTTGCAAGTCgttgagggtaaggtggaggaggccttggcaaaggagccttggttTTAGGCATTACTGTTTTTGGTATGTTGATCACGTGTTTCCTAGACatgttcacgtcattttgagtttcctcCTCATTGTgatgaatatcaattctcacctcaCCATTTAAattctcttcactcacttgcGCATTAACTATTGGATCATCCTCGTTTTGCACTTCAacatcatcactcacaacttccttttgcttggaggtacTTGCTTCACTACCTCTACCGCTCCTTGTGGTCACTGCCATTGTATGGAAGGTATTGtttccacccttcgggtttactaccataTCACTAGGTAGTACCCCCTTAGGGTGAGTGCTCAAAGATTGCAAAATCTGTCCAAGTTGGACCTCTAGGTTGCAGATAGAAGTATTACAGTATGCCAATTGAGCATCAGAGTCGCTGTTTgtcttcatcatttgctcaaacattgACTCAATCCGTCCCATATCATTATTGGAtgagctaggaccttgggacgGAAATGGAGGCAGGTTGTTTGGTCACCGAAGGTCTTTGAAAGCCTGGCCCCCGATTACCTTGATTACTGTTATTTCAGCCCACTTGGTTGTTGTTGCCACCCCAGTTACCCTAGTTACCTTGGTTTCCCCAATaatggttgttgttcccccagttgctctggttgttgttgtttgcaTTGTTACAATTTCCTTGTTGATTTTGATTTCCCTAATTTCCTTGGGACCACTGTTGTTGTTGATTCGGAGCATTGCCCCGTTTTCCTTggtaattgttcacatattgaacctcttcactttgctcatcatacccatca
This sequence is a window from Nicotiana sylvestris chromosome 3, ASM39365v2, whole genome shotgun sequence. Protein-coding genes within it:
- the LOC138888314 gene encoding uncharacterized protein, yielding MTDQTMKRPLGIIDDVLVRVDKFIFPANFVILDCKVDYEVPIILGKPFLAIGKVLVDTEAWELTFRVGDKKVVFHVWKSMRQPNSTKVCSFVDLVMEVIVDDTSAMINMEDPLDVVLLNHNVTEDEGLVEYINALQGMGCYTYEPRNLSLDLEN